One Chthoniobacterales bacterium genomic region harbors:
- a CDS encoding 3-hydroxyacyl-ACP dehydratase FabZ family protein, with product MSHVTRHFLGLPHRPPFVFVREIVSCEPGHSVSARTSFSSDDPMFAGHFPGNPLVPGVIITEALAQAAGIAAASGYPDTAKPLFLLSAIRTMKFFRAVRPEEQIDLQAEKLGQMEDLIQFKVIATVRGQAVAEGQLVLSEAATFARGPE from the coding sequence TTGTCACACGTCACACGTCACTTTCTTGGCCTCCCTCATCGACCGCCGTTTGTCTTTGTCCGCGAGATTGTGAGCTGTGAACCGGGCCACTCGGTTTCGGCCAGAACTTCCTTCTCTTCGGACGATCCGATGTTTGCGGGCCACTTTCCGGGAAATCCCCTGGTTCCCGGAGTAATTATTACCGAGGCGCTGGCGCAGGCGGCCGGCATTGCCGCGGCTTCGGGTTACCCGGACACCGCGAAACCGTTGTTCCTCCTTTCCGCGATCCGGACGATGAAATTTTTCCGAGCGGTCCGTCCGGAAGAGCAGATCGATTTGCAGGCGGAAAAGCTGGGACAGATGGAAGACCTTATCCAGTTTAAGGTCATCGCTACGGTGCGGGGCCAGGCGGTCGCGGAAGGCCAACTGGTTTTGAGCGAGGCCGCGACCTTTGCGCGCGGACCGGAATAG
- a CDS encoding PHP-associated domain-containing protein, producing MQQDEWIKVDLHIHTLDDPKDALDYSAHELLERARALGFRVLAITLHDAVFDRAEVFEDAARMGILLIPAAEVRLEGADVILLNVTGEEISSLRTLDDLRALRARRGPSLFTIAPHPFYVFGGSMGKKLEEKIDCFDAIELCHFWSRLFNPNRRAIEVAERYRKPLIATSDAHRLHAFGSNYTSIPALAELTVENVLAALRRGPLRLTSPPASFVDLVSTIYFVFVAHPLRMRRRELRMDPPATL from the coding sequence GTGCAGCAGGACGAATGGATCAAGGTCGATCTCCATATTCATACGCTCGACGATCCGAAGGACGCGCTCGATTATTCGGCGCACGAACTTCTGGAGCGGGCGCGTGCTCTTGGCTTTCGCGTCCTGGCCATCACCTTGCATGACGCCGTTTTCGATCGCGCGGAAGTTTTTGAGGACGCGGCGAGGATGGGAATCCTGCTTATTCCCGCGGCGGAAGTGCGCCTGGAAGGGGCGGACGTCATCCTGCTGAACGTCACCGGGGAAGAAATCTCGTCGCTTCGCACGCTCGATGATCTGCGGGCGCTGCGAGCGCGGCGCGGCCCATCATTGTTCACGATTGCTCCGCATCCCTTCTATGTTTTTGGCGGCTCGATGGGAAAGAAGCTGGAGGAAAAAATCGATTGTTTCGATGCGATCGAGCTTTGCCATTTCTGGAGCCGCCTCTTCAACCCCAACCGGCGAGCCATCGAGGTCGCGGAGCGATATCGCAAGCCCCTCATCGCGACTTCGGACGCTCATCGCCTCCACGCTTTCGGATCGAATTACACGAGCATTCCGGCGCTCGCGGAACTCACCGTGGAAAATGTGCTGGCCGCGCTCCGGCGGGGGCCACTCCGCCTGACGAGCCCACCCGCCAGTTTTGTCGACCTGGTCAGCACCATATATTTCGTCTTCGTTGCGCATCCCTTGCGGATGAGAAGGCGAGAATTGAGAATGGACCCGCCTGCAACGCTGTAG
- a CDS encoding metallophosphoesterase produces MKSRFAFVGIFAAVLPGVLTAQAGTAAGFPPLSPVPKTGALKDDPKATKFWFIAAGDNRPASESLPQPDVLSQIFKDAQKFKPVFFLWSGDTIYGHENHRKKLEAQYKEFFHQAQHANVPVFNAPGNHEMDSVQKIGNEKIETPDSRLQAFYLEFMKFPSGAPAYGAFDYGNSRFIALDTEEVATPTPTPTGTPTATATATATPAKKLRLDPGFVSPQQIDLLTQDLEANKSKAHIFVFMHHPIMPAKSSSGLEPAIATALQTLFKNYPNVSYVIAAHEHLYYNATGTTLAPVDRQDPSSQGPSYLVSGGAGAPLDTCPASACSNCGSFNHYLAFEVDGDTVKVQLVPIPSNSPTPTPCSSP; encoded by the coding sequence GTGAAATCTCGTTTTGCCTTCGTCGGAATTTTCGCCGCAGTCCTCCCTGGCGTCCTCACCGCGCAAGCAGGAACAGCCGCCGGATTCCCACCACTCTCCCCAGTCCCCAAGACGGGGGCTCTGAAGGATGACCCGAAGGCCACGAAGTTTTGGTTTATCGCTGCCGGCGATAATCGGCCGGCGTCCGAGAGTTTGCCGCAACCCGACGTGCTGAGTCAGATTTTCAAAGACGCCCAAAAATTCAAGCCGGTCTTTTTTCTCTGGTCAGGCGACACGATTTACGGTCACGAAAATCACCGCAAAAAACTCGAGGCGCAGTACAAAGAATTCTTCCATCAAGCGCAGCACGCGAACGTCCCCGTCTTCAATGCGCCTGGAAACCACGAGATGGATTCCGTGCAGAAAATAGGAAACGAAAAAATCGAAACGCCCGATTCCAGGCTCCAGGCGTTTTATCTGGAGTTCATGAAATTTCCGTCCGGCGCTCCCGCCTACGGCGCCTTCGATTACGGAAACTCGCGCTTTATCGCCCTGGACACGGAAGAAGTAGCGACCCCGACCCCGACGCCGACTGGAACGCCGACTGCAACTGCGACCGCCACAGCGACGCCCGCGAAAAAGCTTAGATTGGATCCCGGCTTCGTCAGCCCCCAGCAGATCGATTTATTAACGCAAGACCTCGAGGCCAACAAATCCAAGGCGCACATTTTTGTCTTCATGCATCATCCGATCATGCCGGCGAAAAGTTCGTCTGGCCTGGAGCCGGCAATTGCGACCGCTTTGCAAACGCTCTTCAAAAACTACCCGAATGTTTCCTATGTCATCGCGGCGCACGAGCATCTGTACTACAACGCCACGGGAACGACTCTGGCTCCGGTCGATCGCCAGGACCCGTCCTCCCAGGGACCATCCTACCTCGTCAGCGGCGGCGCAGGGGCTCCGCTGGATACCTGTCCCGCGAGCGCATGCTCGAATTGCGGCTCATTTAATCATTACCTCGCGTTCGAAGTCGATGGAGACACCGTCAAAGTGCAACTCGTCCCGATTCCGTCGAATTCCCCGACGCCAACTCCGTGCAGCTCGCCGTAG
- the argF gene encoding ornithine carbamoyltransferase, with product MKNLLSIEQLSREEMDDIFRVATLQKQNRGKHTEFPLRGQTWGLIFSKPSTRTRVSFEVGVRELGGETIFLNPNDIQLGRGELIKDTARVLARMVHGAIIRTFAQADIEEFAEFSALPTINALTDDEHPCQILADIFTIQEKLGTIEEKVVTFVGDANSNTARSWIFATAKMNFELRLAAPHKYQPSAEVLKRAGGKVICNANLQEAATGADVLYTDIWVSMGKEGEEARRQAELGPYWINEALVKLAKPDALVMHCLPAHRGQEIDDATLEAHAQTIFDQSENRLHVQKAVLVAVTAS from the coding sequence ATGAAAAATCTCCTGAGCATCGAGCAACTGAGTCGTGAGGAGATGGATGACATCTTCCGCGTCGCCACTTTGCAAAAGCAAAATCGCGGCAAGCACACGGAGTTTCCGCTGCGCGGCCAGACCTGGGGCCTGATTTTTTCCAAGCCGTCGACGCGCACTCGCGTGTCGTTCGAAGTCGGTGTGCGCGAACTGGGCGGAGAAACGATTTTCCTGAACCCCAATGACATTCAGCTCGGGCGCGGCGAGCTGATCAAGGACACGGCTCGCGTCCTGGCCCGCATGGTTCACGGTGCGATCATCCGGACGTTTGCCCAGGCCGATATCGAGGAGTTCGCGGAATTCTCCGCCCTGCCGACGATCAACGCCCTGACCGACGACGAGCATCCCTGCCAGATCCTGGCGGATATTTTCACCATCCAGGAGAAGCTCGGAACCATCGAGGAAAAGGTCGTGACCTTTGTCGGCGACGCGAATTCGAATACGGCGCGCTCCTGGATTTTTGCCACGGCGAAAATGAATTTTGAGCTGCGGCTGGCGGCGCCGCACAAGTATCAGCCGAGTGCGGAGGTGCTAAAGCGCGCCGGCGGGAAAGTGATCTGCAATGCGAACTTGCAGGAAGCAGCGACTGGGGCGGACGTCCTTTACACCGATATCTGGGTTTCGATGGGGAAGGAAGGCGAGGAAGCGCGGCGCCAGGCGGAGCTTGGTCCGTACTGGATCAACGAAGCGCTGGTGAAATTGGCGAAACCGGACGCGCTGGTGATGCATTGTCTTCCCGCCCATCGCGGCCAGGAAATCGACGACGCGACGCTGGAAGCGCACGCCCAGACGATTTTCGATCAATCCGAGAATCGGCTTCACGTGCAGAAAGCGGTGCTCGTAGCGGTGACGGCCAGTTAA
- a CDS encoding carbonic anhydrase family protein has protein sequence MRVLPLLSLLLFAASAFAGDDQCPPRFSYCGYSGPAQWPNIQIPDKENQCGGTRQSPIDLPKLAPTPGPRIQVAYLDGRATIRNTGYDIEVTPVEANSKITINKVEYTLVKFHFHVPSEHHIEGAEKPAEMHVVHTRIDGGTTYYAVIGVILDKGPDHPALEPVFKSLPKTVCEKSGQVPIAFSKLLPQELGNYYTYAGSLTTPPCTQTVTWYVLGTPQTIREAGLMNLRALGNNARLIQVNKPPLPVTYVRPQ, from the coding sequence ATGCGAGTCCTCCCTCTCTTGAGTCTCCTCCTGTTTGCTGCGTCCGCATTCGCCGGCGACGACCAATGCCCGCCGCGCTTCTCCTACTGCGGCTATTCGGGTCCGGCGCAATGGCCGAATATTCAGATACCGGACAAGGAGAACCAATGCGGGGGCACGAGGCAATCACCCATTGATCTGCCGAAACTAGCGCCTACGCCAGGCCCGCGGATCCAGGTAGCGTACCTCGACGGCAGGGCGACGATTCGGAACACGGGCTATGACATCGAGGTCACACCCGTCGAGGCCAACAGCAAGATCACGATCAACAAGGTTGAGTACACGCTGGTCAAGTTTCACTTCCATGTTCCAAGCGAGCATCACATCGAGGGGGCGGAAAAACCGGCCGAGATGCACGTCGTCCATACCCGGATCGACGGCGGCACGACCTACTACGCGGTTATTGGTGTAATCCTGGACAAGGGCCCCGACCATCCCGCTTTAGAGCCCGTGTTCAAGAGCCTTCCGAAGACTGTTTGCGAGAAGTCCGGCCAGGTGCCGATCGCTTTCAGCAAACTGCTGCCGCAGGAGCTGGGCAACTATTACACCTATGCCGGCTCTCTCACCACGCCACCCTGCACGCAGACCGTCACCTGGTATGTCCTCGGTACACCCCAAACGATCCGGGAGGCGGGCCTGATGAATCTGCGCGCCCTCGGTAACAATGCCCGACTCATTCAGGTTAACAAACCACCGTTGCCAGTCACGTACGTCCGTCCGCAATAG
- a CDS encoding aspartate aminotransferase family protein — translation MEIGGEMKAIKVDRLSDIRKQYQRNVVPSYARFDLALDHGEGSYVYDVAGKRYLDLGGGIAVCALGHANPEITEALLEQSRKLLHVSNLYFTKPQARLAEALVGLIGSGRCFFCNSGAEANEGLYKLARKFGHDAGRYEVLTTDGSFHGRTLAGIAATGQEKVKKGFEPMVDGFRQVPFNDLEATRSAVTPKTAAILIESIQGESGITPATTEYLLGLRKLCDERGMLLLLDEVQAGHFRTGKFHGWQRILEDVPGAETFVPDAISMAKGLGGGFPIGAFWVSEKYAEVLSAGTHATTFGGNPLGCAVALKVLEVIGRDQLAENARDLGAFMTGELQRLIRKFPTVLKEVRGFGLMIGLEFRADAPGFGKSEKAPALQVVDRLHAAGVLTVPAATSVIRLLPALNLTRPEAMEGLRAIEVVVAALAA, via the coding sequence ATGGAAATCGGCGGGGAGATGAAAGCGATCAAGGTCGATCGGCTGAGCGATATTCGGAAGCAGTATCAACGGAACGTGGTTCCATCCTACGCGCGTTTCGATCTTGCGCTGGACCATGGCGAGGGCAGCTACGTTTACGACGTTGCGGGAAAGCGTTACCTCGATCTTGGCGGCGGCATCGCCGTCTGCGCGCTGGGCCACGCAAACCCGGAGATCACCGAGGCACTCCTCGAGCAATCGCGAAAACTGCTTCACGTCTCCAATCTCTATTTCACGAAGCCGCAGGCCCGGCTCGCGGAAGCGCTGGTCGGGCTGATCGGGTCGGGTCGCTGCTTTTTTTGCAATAGCGGCGCTGAAGCGAACGAAGGCCTCTACAAGCTGGCGCGCAAGTTCGGCCATGACGCCGGCCGCTACGAAGTGCTCACGACCGACGGATCATTTCATGGACGCACCCTGGCCGGGATCGCCGCGACCGGTCAGGAAAAAGTGAAGAAGGGTTTCGAGCCGATGGTGGACGGTTTCCGGCAGGTTCCGTTCAACGATCTGGAGGCGACGCGCTCGGCGGTCACGCCAAAAACCGCGGCGATTCTTATCGAATCGATCCAGGGCGAAAGCGGGATCACGCCCGCGACGACCGAATATCTGCTCGGCCTGCGGAAGCTTTGCGATGAGCGGGGCATGTTGCTCCTGCTCGACGAAGTGCAGGCCGGTCACTTTCGGACGGGCAAGTTCCACGGCTGGCAGCGCATTCTCGAAGATGTGCCCGGCGCGGAAACATTTGTGCCGGACGCCATCTCGATGGCGAAGGGGCTCGGGGGCGGTTTCCCGATCGGTGCGTTCTGGGTGAGCGAAAAATATGCGGAGGTTCTTTCCGCCGGCACCCACGCCACGACCTTCGGCGGTAATCCGCTCGGCTGCGCGGTGGCGCTGAAGGTCCTTGAAGTCATAGGGCGCGATCAGCTCGCGGAGAATGCGCGCGACCTGGGCGCCTTCATGACTGGCGAGCTGCAACGATTGATCCGGAAATTCCCGACGGTGTTGAAAGAGGTGCGCGGGTTCGGTTTGATGATTGGTTTGGAGTTTCGCGCGGATGCGCCCGGCTTCGGCAAAAGCGAGAAAGCGCCGGCGTTGCAAGTCGTCGACCGTCTGCACGCCGCAGGTGTGCTCACCGTCCCGGCCGCAACCTCCGTGATTCGCCTGTTGCCCGCCCTGAACCTCACCCGGCCGGAAGCGATGGAAGGGTTGCGCGCGATCGAAGTGGTCGTCGCCGCGCTGGCGGCCTAA
- the argB gene encoding acetylglutamate kinase encodes MQEIITKAGTLLEALPYIQRFRGEVFVVKYGGSFMDSPDPAERHRVAREIVFLEAVGINPVVVHGGGKAVTRALESAGLTTTFLQGQRVTDEATVQVVDEVLSREINPEIVRAIEELGGRARGFAGTEIFRCRKFWPNDENGSQIDLGYVGEVYDVNVAPLRECIRRGLTPVISPTARGEDGRIYNCNADVAAARAAIALWARRLVFMSDVPGLLRDPNDPDSLMRHLSASEVPELKTRGIVGEGMIPKVDSAVAAIQSGVEKVQFVDGRVPHSILLEIFTDAGVGTEVVL; translated from the coding sequence ATGCAGGAAATCATCACCAAAGCCGGAACGCTCCTCGAAGCATTGCCATACATTCAACGGTTTCGCGGCGAGGTCTTCGTCGTGAAATACGGCGGCAGCTTCATGGATTCGCCCGACCCGGCGGAACGTCATCGGGTCGCGCGCGAAATCGTGTTCTTGGAAGCTGTCGGGATCAACCCGGTGGTGGTGCACGGCGGTGGCAAAGCCGTGACTCGTGCGCTCGAGTCAGCGGGCCTGACGACCACGTTTCTCCAAGGCCAGCGGGTCACCGACGAAGCGACCGTGCAGGTCGTGGATGAAGTTCTTTCCCGTGAGATCAATCCGGAAATCGTCCGAGCGATCGAAGAGCTGGGCGGCCGGGCCCGGGGCTTTGCCGGCACGGAAATCTTTCGCTGCCGGAAATTCTGGCCTAACGACGAGAACGGCAGCCAGATCGACCTTGGCTACGTCGGCGAAGTTTATGACGTGAACGTGGCGCCGTTGCGGGAATGCATCCGGCGCGGGCTCACCCCGGTAATCAGCCCGACCGCGCGGGGCGAGGATGGCCGCATCTACAATTGCAATGCCGATGTCGCCGCGGCCCGGGCGGCAATCGCGCTCTGGGCGCGCCGGCTCGTTTTCATGAGCGACGTTCCCGGGTTGCTGCGCGACCCGAACGACCCAGATTCCCTGATGCGCCACCTGAGTGCGAGTGAAGTGCCCGAGCTGAAGACGCGCGGGATCGTGGGCGAGGGGATGATCCCCAAGGTGGATAGCGCCGTGGCCGCAATCCAGAGCGGCGTGGAGAAGGTGCAATTCGTCGATGGCCGCGTCCCGCACTCGATCCTCTTGGAAATCTTTACGGACGCTGGAGTGGGGACGGAGGTGGTGCTGTGA
- the argJ gene encoding bifunctional glutamate N-acetyltransferase/amino-acid acetyltransferase ArgJ, which yields MKDSFRKIDGSICAPRGFKAAAVFCDIKRLGTGKGSEKGRKRDLALIVSDIPAAVAGMFTTNQVCAAPVKVSAKNCRRRFVRGIVVNSGNANACTGARGLADAQEMTRWTASAVAAVSDRRNKITGDRSTVRDRRYRKITPKDVLVASTGRIGVPMPMANVERGILDAAQRLARSPEAARETAEAIMTSDTRRKEIAVEFELGGVPVRIGGICKGAGMIQPGMAPHATMLGFLTTDAAIASDDLKTALERAVAQSFNRITVDGDMSTNDTVLILANGLAGNGPAGLGLFQQALNFVTLELAKMIVRDGEGVTRFIILRVHGARTAADAEAVARSVANSTLVKTSWFGGDPNWGRILCAMGYSPAKVDESKVDVGYSRPGKKKVTFAVRRGQPTRVALQTLGAIVAGPEFDLHIFLNNGRHDCVLYTSDLTEEYVEFNKGDLSDPSSLGG from the coding sequence GTGAAGGACTCGTTCCGAAAAATTGACGGCTCGATTTGCGCCCCTCGCGGATTCAAGGCCGCCGCCGTTTTTTGCGACATTAAGCGGCTCGGGACCGGCAAAGGCTCGGAGAAAGGCCGGAAGCGCGATCTCGCGTTGATTGTCTCCGATATTCCGGCGGCGGTCGCCGGGATGTTCACCACCAACCAGGTTTGCGCGGCGCCGGTAAAAGTGAGCGCGAAAAATTGCCGCCGTCGCTTCGTGCGGGGCATTGTGGTCAATTCCGGAAACGCCAACGCATGCACGGGTGCTCGTGGGTTGGCCGACGCTCAGGAAATGACGCGCTGGACGGCGTCCGCTGTAGCGGCGGTCTCTGACCGCCGAAATAAAATTACTGGCGATCGGTCGACGGTCAGAGACCGCCGCTACAGGAAAATTACCCCGAAGGACGTCCTCGTCGCGTCGACGGGCCGGATCGGGGTGCCGATGCCGATGGCGAATGTGGAGCGCGGGATTCTGGATGCCGCGCAGCGACTGGCGCGCAGCCCGGAGGCCGCTCGCGAAACCGCCGAAGCGATCATGACTTCCGACACGCGCCGGAAAGAGATCGCCGTTGAGTTCGAGCTTGGCGGCGTTCCCGTTCGAATCGGTGGAATTTGCAAAGGCGCTGGAATGATTCAGCCAGGGATGGCGCCGCACGCAACGATGCTCGGATTCCTGACGACCGACGCGGCGATTGCGAGCGACGATTTGAAAACTGCCTTGGAGCGCGCCGTCGCGCAAAGCTTCAACCGTATCACGGTCGATGGCGACATGAGCACCAACGATACGGTGCTGATTTTGGCGAATGGTTTGGCTGGCAATGGGCCGGCGGGTCTCGGGCTTTTTCAACAAGCGCTCAACTTTGTAACGCTTGAGCTGGCGAAGATGATCGTGCGCGATGGCGAGGGCGTTACGCGTTTCATAATCCTGCGCGTCCATGGAGCTCGAACGGCGGCTGACGCCGAGGCGGTCGCGCGCTCCGTGGCGAACAGCACGCTGGTGAAAACGAGCTGGTTCGGCGGCGATCCGAACTGGGGCCGCATCCTGTGCGCGATGGGCTATTCCCCGGCGAAGGTCGACGAGAGCAAAGTGGACGTAGGCTACAGCCGGCCAGGGAAGAAGAAGGTCACGTTTGCCGTTCGCCGCGGGCAACCGACTCGCGTCGCGTTGCAGACGCTCGGAGCCATCGTGGCCGGGCCCGAGTTCGATCTTCATATTTTCCTGAACAACGGCCGCCATGATTGCGTCCTTTACACGAGCGATCTGACGGAAGAGTACGTGGAGTTTAACAAGGGCGATTTGAGCGATCCGAGTTCGCTCGGTGGTTAA
- the argC gene encoding N-acetyl-gamma-glutamyl-phosphate reductase translates to MKTRVAVVGASGYTGEELVRLLLRHPGAELVACTSRQFAGRSVADVFPRTGLHSAAHSVRFSEPSAEKLSADAEVVFLALPHGVAAEFAAPLLQLGARVIDLSADFRIRNPEIYREFYGHEHGAPDLLDGAVYGLPEIYSDKIREARLIACPGCYPTSILLPLIPLLREKLIEPGSIIASSLSGVSGAGRKAELDYLFVECNESVRPYGVPKHRHLAEIEQELSIAAGSSIKIQFTPHLVPVNRGILTTLYLTPTDGQRIGAAFQNAYADAPFVRLLGEKALPDTKNVIGSNVIEIAWRHDPRTGRLIVMSAEDNLLKGASGQAIQCFNLMRGYEQTAGLL, encoded by the coding sequence ATGAAAACCAGGGTCGCGGTGGTGGGCGCTTCCGGATACACCGGCGAGGAGCTGGTCCGGCTGCTTTTGCGGCATCCGGGCGCGGAGCTCGTGGCCTGTACCTCGAGGCAGTTTGCGGGCAGGAGTGTCGCCGACGTTTTCCCGCGCACTGGTTTGCATTCCGCCGCGCACTCGGTCCGGTTCAGCGAACCATCCGCCGAAAAGTTGAGCGCCGACGCCGAGGTCGTCTTCCTTGCTTTGCCCCATGGCGTGGCGGCCGAGTTCGCCGCGCCGCTTCTGCAACTGGGCGCGCGCGTCATCGATCTCAGCGCGGACTTCCGGATCAGAAACCCGGAAATCTATCGGGAGTTCTACGGTCACGAACACGGCGCGCCCGATTTGCTCGACGGCGCGGTCTATGGCTTGCCGGAGATTTATTCGGACAAGATTCGGGAGGCGCGCTTGATCGCCTGCCCGGGTTGTTATCCGACGAGTATTCTTTTGCCGTTGATCCCGCTCCTGCGAGAGAAATTGATCGAGCCGGGCAGCATCATCGCTTCGAGCCTGAGCGGGGTGAGTGGAGCCGGCCGGAAGGCTGAGCTCGATTATCTCTTTGTGGAATGTAACGAAAGCGTCCGGCCCTATGGCGTGCCGAAACATCGGCATCTGGCCGAGATCGAGCAGGAATTGTCGATCGCAGCTGGAAGCTCGATCAAGATTCAATTCACGCCCCATTTGGTCCCGGTGAATCGCGGTATCCTCACGACTCTCTATCTCACGCCGACGGACGGACAACGCATCGGCGCGGCGTTCCAGAACGCCTACGCGGACGCTCCTTTTGTTCGCCTGCTGGGAGAGAAGGCCTTGCCTGATACGAAGAACGTCATCGGCTCCAACGTCATCGAAATCGCCTGGCGCCACGATCCACGCACGGGCCGCCTCATCGTCATGAGCGCCGAGGATAATTTGCTCAAAGGCGCCAGCGGCCAGGCGATCCAATGTTTCAATTTGATGCGCGGTTACGAGCAGACCGCGGGATTGCTGTGA
- the floA gene encoding flotillin-like protein FloA (flotillin-like protein involved in membrane lipid rafts): protein MESLYLVVIAVVALVAFILCIIVFRFFNFWLRARLANAPVGLFKMFGMSLRKVPVGMVVDNRITAVKAGIDIPSDPLEAHYLAGGDVNQVILALIAADKAGISLDYNRACAIDLATKGTGKTVLEAVRTSINPKVIDVPNPSMGRQTIDGVAKDGIGAKVKARVTVRSHLDRFVGGATEETIIARVGEGIVSAIGSADSYKDVLENPDRISKAVLAKGLDSNTAFEILSIDIADVDVGDNIGAKLQSEQADADKRIAQAKAEVRRAAAVAVEQEMRAKTQEMRAKVVEAESLVPQAMADAFRSGNLGIMDYVRMKNVQADTTMRESIAGGDKPRTEGT from the coding sequence ATGGAGTCGCTTTATCTCGTCGTCATCGCGGTCGTTGCCCTGGTCGCTTTTATCCTCTGCATCATTGTCTTCCGGTTCTTCAATTTTTGGCTTCGGGCCCGGCTCGCCAATGCGCCCGTGGGGTTATTCAAGATGTTTGGAATGAGCCTGCGAAAGGTGCCGGTCGGAATGGTGGTCGACAATCGCATCACCGCCGTCAAAGCCGGCATTGATATCCCGAGCGATCCGCTCGAGGCGCATTACCTCGCGGGTGGTGACGTTAACCAGGTGATCCTCGCCCTGATTGCGGCGGACAAGGCCGGCATTTCGCTCGACTACAATCGGGCCTGCGCGATCGACCTGGCGACGAAAGGCACCGGCAAAACCGTGCTCGAAGCCGTTCGCACCAGCATCAATCCGAAAGTGATCGACGTGCCCAACCCGAGCATGGGCCGGCAAACGATCGATGGCGTCGCAAAGGATGGCATCGGCGCGAAGGTCAAAGCGCGGGTGACTGTCCGCTCGCATCTGGATCGCTTCGTCGGCGGCGCCACGGAAGAGACGATCATCGCCCGCGTCGGCGAAGGCATCGTGAGCGCCATCGGCTCGGCTGATTCCTACAAGGATGTGTTAGAAAATCCTGATCGAATTTCCAAAGCGGTCCTGGCCAAGGGACTCGATAGCAACACGGCCTTCGAGATTCTTTCCATCGACATCGCGGACGTGGACGTGGGCGACAACATCGGGGCGAAATTGCAGAGCGAACAGGCGGACGCCGACAAGCGAATTGCGCAGGCGAAGGCAGAGGTCCGCCGCGCCGCCGCGGTGGCGGTGGAGCAGGAGATGCGCGCCAAGACCCAGGAAATGCGCGCCAAAGTGGTGGAGGCGGAGTCGCTCGTTCCGCAGGCCATGGCCGACGCGTTTCGTTCCGGCAATCTCGGCATCATGGATTATGTGCGGATGAAAAATGTGCAGGCCGACACCACGATGCGGGAGTCGATCGCGGGCGGCGACAAACCGCGGACGGAAGGCACCTGA